In Papaver somniferum cultivar HN1 chromosome 1, ASM357369v1, whole genome shotgun sequence, a genomic segment contains:
- the LOC113334939 gene encoding protein argonaute 10-like isoform X1 yields MEVCKIVEGQRYSKRLDERQITALLKVTCGRPRERVKDIMQNVRHNAYYEDPFAKKSGIKTSDKLAQVGARILPSPWIGCLHCLQQMTL; encoded by the exons ATGGAG GTTTGTAAAATTGTGGAGGGTCAGAggtactcgaaaagactcgatgaACGTCAAATAACTGCTCTTTTGAAGGTTACATGTGGGCGGCCACGGGAAAGGGTGAAAGATATTATGCAG AATGTTCGCCACAATGCTTATTACGAGGACCCATTCGCTAAGAAATCTGGAATAAAAACCAGTGATAAGCTTGCTCAAGTTGGGGCTCGCATTCTTCCTTCCCCATGG ATTGGTTGTTTACACTGCTTACAACAGATGACTTTATGA
- the LOC113334939 gene encoding protein argonaute 10-like isoform X2, with protein sequence MEVCKIVEGQRYSKRLDERQITALLKVTCGRPRERVKDIMQNVRHNAYYEDPFAKKSGIKTSDKLAQVGARILPSPWMTL encoded by the exons ATGGAG GTTTGTAAAATTGTGGAGGGTCAGAggtactcgaaaagactcgatgaACGTCAAATAACTGCTCTTTTGAAGGTTACATGTGGGCGGCCACGGGAAAGGGTGAAAGATATTATGCAG AATGTTCGCCACAATGCTTATTACGAGGACCCATTCGCTAAGAAATCTGGAATAAAAACCAGTGATAAGCTTGCTCAAGTTGGGGCTCGCATTCTTCCTTCCCCATGG ATGACTTTATGA